CGCGCACGTCTCGATGCTTCTCGGCGCAGTGGAGCTGCTGGCGTCGATGCGCGACCGCTTTGCCGGCACCGTGCGGTTCCTGTTCCAGCCTGGAGAAGAGGGCTTCGGCGGCGCGCGGTTGATGATCGAGGAGGGCGCCCTCGACGGCGTGGACGCCGCATTTGCGCTGCACGTCGATCCGAGCACGCCGTCGGGTGTCGTCTGCGTTCGCAAATCCACGATCATGGCCTCTGCCGACTCCTTCATGGTGACGTTCAAGGGCGCCGGAGGACACGCCTCGATGCCGCATCACGCGCGCGATCCGATTCCTGCGATCGGTCCCTTCGTCGATGGTCTGTCGCACGTCGCGGCGCGCGAGACGGATCCCGACGATCGCGTCGTATTCAGCGTCACGCAGGTGAAGGCCGGAACGACGAACAACGTGATTCCGCCGACCGCCGAGTGCGGCGGTACGATCCGCGCTCTCAGCGCCAAAAGGCGTTCCGAGGCCCACGAGCAGCTTCGAAGGGTCGCGCGCGGCGTCGCGGCTGCGCGCGGGATCCACGTCGACGTTGCGCTTCACGAAGGGTATCCACCGACCGTCAATCACGATGCGCCCGTGGACCTCATCGCTGCGACGGCCGAGCGCATCGGTTTGCATGTCGTCACGATCCCGTCGCCGGTAATGGGGGCCGAGGATTTCTCGTACATGCTCGAGAAGGTACCGGGTGCCTTCGCATTCCTCGGTGCGAACACCGACGGGGCGGGACCCCTGCATTCCGACCTGATGAAGCTCGACGAGAACGTGCTGCCACTCGGCGCGTCGCTGCACGCGGCGATTGCGCTGTCGTTCCTCGCGTCCTGAAGCGAGCGGCCGCCAAGGGCGACGGAGTCGATCTGTCCCAAGGGACGACGACGTCGACCTGTCTGAAGGCGCGACATCGTCGTCTCTTGTGACTGGACGACATTGTCATTCCGGGCCAATTCGACGACCACGTCCGCCGATTGCCAGCGAGTCGGCCGCCGTTC
This region of Candidatus Binatia bacterium genomic DNA includes:
- a CDS encoding M20 family metallopeptidase yields the protein MSVLVGDFPLLSSLREYGSGLSERLVANRRRIHEFPELGLDLPRTQAVVLEQLERIGVDSVRMGTALTSVVAEVRGSAAQSSRCVALRADMDALPLREHNELGFSSRNAGCMHACGHDAHVSMLLGAVELLASMRDRFAGTVRFLFQPGEEGFGGARLMIEEGALDGVDAAFALHVDPSTPSGVVCVRKSTIMASADSFMVTFKGAGGHASMPHHARDPIPAIGPFVDGLSHVAARETDPDDRVVFSVTQVKAGTTNNVIPPTAECGGTIRALSAKRRSEAHEQLRRVARGVAAARGIHVDVALHEGYPPTVNHDAPVDLIAATAERIGLHVVTIPSPVMGAEDFSYMLEKVPGAFAFLGANTDGAGPLHSDLMKLDENVLPLGASLHAAIALSFLAS